One stretch of Arachis duranensis cultivar V14167 chromosome 1, aradu.V14167.gnm2.J7QH, whole genome shotgun sequence DNA includes these proteins:
- the LOC127747508 gene encoding probable carboxylesterase 18, whose translation MSLPWKIKLMISAYSCIRKACFRHDFTINRRLLRLFDPKTPPTPPSSVDVTVDPSRDLWFRQYTPSHSTAAATATGDTLPVVVYFHGGGFATNSANTVFMDSFARRVANHVRSIVISVNYRLAPEHCCPAQYDDGFDVVKFLDSVDPTRLPPGTDLGRCFIMGDSAGGNLGHHVVARAGACKFERVRLRGLIAVQPFFGGEERTESEIRIGNGAPGLSVDRADWFWKAFLPKGSNRNHPASNVFGPNSARFSGSKFPNTLVVIGGSDPLQDWQRKYCKGLESAGVGVRLVEYPNAFHGSYVFEDLPESSLMLDEIRDFMSQQLKVT comes from the coding sequence ATGTCGCTTCCATGGAAGATCAAGCTTATGATCTCAGCCTACTCGTGCATCCGCAAAGCCTGCTTCCGCCATGACTTCACCATCAACCGCCGCCTCCTCAGACTCTTCGACCCCAAAACACCGCCCACCCCACCCTCCTCAGTCGATGTCACCGTCGACCCCTCCCGCGACCTCTGGTTCCGACAATACACTCCCTCCCACTCTACCGCCGCCGCCACTGCTACCGGTGACACTCTCCCCGTCGTAGTATATTTCCACGGCGGCGGATTTGCAACTAACTCTGCCAACACCGTGTTTATGGACTCGTTTGCCAGGCGCGTGGCCAATCACGTCCGCTCCATTGTGATCTCAGTTAATTACCGTCTTGCCCCTGAGCACTGCTGCCCCGCCCAATACGACGACGGGTTTGACGTCGTCAAGTTTCTTGACTCCGTGGACCCCACGCGCCTCCCTCCTGGCACTGATCTTGGCCGGTGTTTTATCATGGGCGATAGCGCTGGTGGGAATTTGGGACACCACGTAGTGGCACGTGCTGGCGCCTGTAAATTTGAGCGCGTGAGATTGCGCGGGCTGATTGCAGTTCAGCCGTTTTTTGGCGGGGAGGAAAGGACCGAGTCAGAGATCCGAATTGGGAACGGGGCTCCGGGTTTGTCGGTGGACCGGGCTGATTGGTTCTGGAAAGCATTCTTGCCGAAAGGGTCGAACCGGAACCATCCTGCCTCAAACGTGTTCGGGCCAAATTCGGCAAGATTTTCAGGCTCGAAATTCCCGAACACACTCGTGGTGATTGGTGGGTCCGACCCGTTGCAAGATTGGCAAAGAAAATATTGCAAGGGTTTAGAGAGTGCAGGAGTAGGAGTGAGGTTGGTGGAGTATCCAAATGCATTTCATGGGTCTTATGTGTTTGAGGATTTGCCTGAATCATCTTTGATGTTAGATGAAATTAGGGACTTCATGTCACAACAATTGAAGGTGACATGA
- the LOC127747507 gene encoding uncharacterized protein LOC127747507, which yields MAGEDSFIVLVHHSGSIKRKTRSGVKFTDKDPLCIIVSSTTSFDDLASSVLLKLGLDGVKRVKKFFYRIPITVLQDTVKYDCFTIGSDEDLQVMFLCRRQFPEVRTPELLAKFVDVVSSSGGSNRNTNTLAMVAGSSSKPAVASSSVPAYEPPAPPVASPSFTVDLNGSVGDEVGTGEHQHTSVQCPAPAGDGDGLFDDLEDDDVESDMIADDSGDDIGASELAGAGGGSSSGTQQYPPHFSSLDLDAMRQEGVPGEPAGFGARDAEGSAGMTEFQVGQQFQDKEAALLSVKTYSIRRGVQYKVVESDYRRYVGKCSEFGNECTWLIRLSLRQRKGIWEVKRYNGPHTCLASSISSDHRSLDYHVISAFIMPMVRADASVSIKVLLNATTSHYGFRPTYKRVWMAKQKAVAVIYGDWDESYNELPRWVLGVQLTIPGSIAHGNSNILPVAFALVEGENVESWSFFLSHLWQHVTPQPGLLVISDRHNGIKAALEAPDGGWLPPAAYRAFCIRHVAANFVLTFKGKDARRLLVNAVYAKTEVEIDYWFDILRSEDPAMCDWTNRIEYSL from the exons ATGGCTGGGGAGGACAGTTTTATAGTGTTGGTTCACCACAGTGGATCGATTAAGCGGAAAACTCGTTCCGGTGTCAAGTTCACCGATAAGGATCCTCTATGTATTATCGTGAGTTCTACGACGAGCTTTGATGACCTTGCTAGCTCTGTACTACTGAAACTTGGTCTGGATGGTGTGAAAAGGGTTAAGAAGTTTTTCTATCGCATTCCAATCACGGTGCTCCAAGATACTGTGAAGTATGATTGTTTCACGATCGGGAGTGATGAGGACTTGCAGGTCATGTTTCTTTGTCGCCGGCAGTTTCCCGAAGTGAGGACACCGGAGCTGTTGGCAAAGTTCGTTGATGTGGTGTCCAGCTCGGGGGGTTCGAACCGGAATACCAACACTTTAGCGATGGTTGCCGGTTCTAGCTCCAAACCTGCCGTTGCATCTTCCTCAGTCCCTGCGTACGAGCCACCCGCCCCGCCTGTCGCCTCCCCTTCGTTCACTGTTGATCTCAACGGCAGTGTTGGCGACGAGGTTGGAACAGGAGAACATCAACATACCTCTGTACAATGTCCTGCACCGGCTGGGGATGGAGATGGATTGTTTGATGATCTAGAAGACGATGATGTCGAGTCGGATATGATTGCTGATGACAGTGGCGATGATATTGGAGCGAGTGAGCTTGCCGGTGCGGGTGGTGGTTCTAGCTCTGGCACACAGCAGTACCCTCCAcatttttcatctttggaccTGGATGCTATGAGGCAGGAGGGGGTACCTGGGGAGCCTGCTGGATTTGGCGCTAGAGATGCAGAAGGGTCAGCTGGTATGACAGAGTTTCAGGTTGGTCAGCAATTTCAGGATAAAGAGGCTGCGCTGTTAAGTGTGAAGACTTACAGCATCCGCCGAGGTGTACAGTACAAGGTAGTAGAGTCTGATTATCGCCGTTATGTTGGCAAGTGTTCTGAGTTCGGGAATGAGTGCACATGGTTGATTAGGCTGAGTCTCCGACAGCGTAAGGGCATTTGGGAGGTCAAACGGTACAATGGACCGCATACTTGTCTGGCCAGCTCTATCTCCAGCGATCACAGGAGTTTGGATTATCATGTGATATCGGCATTCATTATGCCAATGGTTAGAGCCGATGCATCTGTCAGCATCAAGGTGCTCCTAAATGCGACGACCTCACACTATGGGTTCAGGCCTACCTACAAGAGGGTCTGGATGGCGAAGCAGAAGGCTGTTGCCGTCATTTATGGTGACTGGGATGAGTCGTACAACGAGCTCCCAAGGTGGGTGTTAGGAGTGCAGTTGACCATACCTGGTTCTATTGCA CACGGGAACTCCAACATACTCCCTGTTGCATTCGCACTAGTCGAGGGTGAGAATGTTGAGTCGTGGTCATTCTTTCTCTCCCACCTCTGGCAGCACGTTACACCACAGCCGGGGTTGCTCGTTATTTCTGACAGGCATAACGGCATCAAGGCCGCGCTTGAGGCTCCCGACGGGGGCTGGCTACCTCCGGCTGCATACCGGGCTTTCTGCATTCGACACGTGGCAGCAAATTTTGTCCTCACCTTCAAGGGTAAAGATGCAAGGAGGCTTCTTGTGAACGCTGTCTATGCTAAGACCGAGGTCGAGATCGATTACTGGTTTGATATTCTACGCTCGGAAGACCCGGCGATGTGTGATTGGACGAACCGGATTGAGTATTCATTGTGA